A region from the Meiothermus sp. Pnk-1 genome encodes:
- a CDS encoding carotenoid biosynthesis protein, with the protein MSWLLLALLVALPPWFLRCWAGVGLAAPGPSRLRWLGGGVWLGLALVGAVLWVGGSERVLAGSLALFGSLLALLAFWGGDLLWTARVQIGWTIALALLVGGGATSLLALPPSALALAGLLGAFLAQAVWLMENREARARLSRLLRRTRLWMVPLALSALVRVPVPLWPEGFALMSLLQMSLVTLAAVLWAWEKVGPRILLMGGAAFVLGLGVELLGSRSGFPFGLYSYASAPPPTLLGVPLIVLLGWFGMVLAAHVLAGGRPWLTGWLVVAWDLGLEALMPSQGYWVWQDPHPLWYGAPLQNYLSWFAMGAFLSWIYRNLAPELPHESGLAWAYRLEGLFLPMGLALFGLWPAALVCGVAMNALAWRGVRRATWFSRDGREVVP; encoded by the coding sequence ATGAGCTGGCTTCTACTAGCCCTGCTGGTGGCTTTGCCCCCCTGGTTTTTGCGGTGCTGGGCCGGTGTAGGTCTGGCGGCGCCGGGGCCTTCCAGGCTGCGCTGGTTGGGGGGGGGTGTTTGGCTAGGGCTGGCGCTGGTGGGGGCGGTGCTGTGGGTGGGCGGCTCGGAGCGGGTGCTGGCCGGTTCCCTGGCCCTCTTCGGATCGCTGTTGGCCTTGCTGGCGTTTTGGGGCGGAGACCTGCTGTGGACGGCTCGGGTCCAGATCGGTTGGACGATTGCGCTGGCCCTGCTGGTCGGGGGTGGGGCCACATCCCTCCTGGCCTTGCCCCCTTCAGCCTTGGCGCTGGCCGGTCTGCTAGGGGCATTCCTGGCCCAGGCGGTCTGGTTGATGGAGAACCGGGAAGCTCGAGCCCGCCTTTCCCGGTTGTTGCGGCGAACCCGGTTGTGGATGGTGCCGTTGGCCCTTTCCGCCTTGGTGCGCGTCCCGGTTCCGCTCTGGCCCGAAGGCTTCGCTCTGATGAGCCTCCTCCAGATGAGCCTGGTCACCTTGGCCGCCGTCCTGTGGGCCTGGGAAAAGGTGGGGCCACGCATCTTGCTGATGGGCGGAGCGGCCTTTGTTCTGGGGCTGGGGGTAGAACTGCTGGGGAGCCGCAGCGGCTTTCCCTTTGGCCTCTACAGCTACGCCTCTGCGCCGCCCCCCACCCTGCTGGGCGTCCCCCTCATCGTCCTGCTGGGGTGGTTCGGCATGGTGCTGGCGGCGCACGTGCTGGCCGGGGGGCGCCCCTGGCTCACGGGCTGGCTGGTCGTGGCCTGGGACCTGGGCCTCGAGGCCCTGATGCCCTCCCAGGGGTACTGGGTCTGGCAGGATCCCCATCCGCTGTGGTATGGGGCGCCGCTGCAGAACTACCTCTCCTGGTTCGCTATGGGGGCCTTTTTGTCCTGGATCTACCGGAACCTCGCGCCGGAGCTGCCGCACGAATCGGGGTTGGCCTGGGCTTACCGCCTCGAAGGGCTGTTTCTGCCTATGGGCTTGGCGCTGTTTGGGCTTTGGCCCGCCGCTTTGGTGTGTGGGGTGGCCATGAACGCGCTGGCCTGGCGGGGGGTGCGCCGGGCTACCTGGTTCTCGCGTGATGGTCGGGAGGTTGTCCCTTGA
- a CDS encoding lysophospholipid acyltransferase family protein, which translates to MSAAFRQRPREVLLAGLLAALFRRAVRRGLRGVWVRGEPPAGPWVLAANHHSWWDAYVLPVLLDRWRVRFRIVVSDRRLGEFGFFRSLGALEASRVRQALYALRRKEALIIFPEGELRPPGRVGPLQRGAVWLAERAGVPLLPVAVRVVLRGQELPEAYVVFGEPLGAEPGGLERSLNRMLSDLDGQLSTAPPEEPLPGFRLVLPGRKSTHERMAFWGLALARLMGGR; encoded by the coding sequence TTGAGCGCCGCCTTTCGCCAACGCCCCCGGGAAGTCCTCCTCGCTGGCCTATTGGCCGCGCTGTTTCGGCGCGCCGTGCGCCGAGGGTTGCGGGGGGTCTGGGTGCGGGGCGAACCCCCGGCGGGGCCTTGGGTGCTGGCCGCCAACCACCACTCCTGGTGGGATGCCTATGTGCTTCCGGTGCTCCTCGACCGCTGGCGGGTGCGGTTTCGGATTGTGGTGAGCGATCGGCGCTTGGGTGAGTTTGGCTTTTTTCGCAGCTTGGGAGCGCTCGAGGCCTCCCGAGTGCGCCAAGCCCTCTATGCCCTGCGGCGAAAGGAGGCCCTGATCATCTTCCCGGAGGGCGAACTCCGTCCTCCCGGGAGGGTGGGGCCACTACAGCGGGGGGCGGTTTGGTTGGCCGAAAGGGCGGGGGTCCCGCTTTTGCCGGTGGCGGTGCGGGTGGTGCTGCGCGGCCAGGAGTTGCCCGAGGCGTACGTGGTGTTTGGCGAACCGCTGGGGGCTGAGCCGGGGGGGCTCGAGCGTAGCCTAAACCGGATGCTATCCGATCTGGATGGGCAGCTCTCGACGGCCCCGCCAGAGGAGCCGCTGCCGGGTTTTCGGCTGGTATTGCCGGGGCGAAAAAGCACCCACGAGCGCATGGCTTTTTGGGGGCTGGCCCTGGCCCGGCTCATGGGGGGGCGATGA
- a CDS encoding glycosyltransferase family 2 protein — MSLLYAALVAVGLRLAVLLVNLGSFPRLRPSVPRGKARVSILLPARNEAHNLPQTLPRLLAQPAQEILLLDDRSSDPTAAVACRLAGQDPRFRLLRGQELPEGWKGKSWACHQLAQAASGEVLIFTDADVIWRPGALEAVLAQLERAPGLLSVYPRQQVGSLAERVLVPLIDVVLLTLLPYPLVRTRFPLASAASGQVMAFTRSAYQACGGHRAVREEVLEDVRLAQRVKQARQPLRVALGGDLLEVRMYRSYAEILEGFGKNLGAFHGENPFLLALSALFHLFAYTAPWLLSFVDTRWLLVGGLGMLERLLVNRKTGRELWEAVLVPLAPLMSLPIYLRAWRKTYTWKGRRYTR; from the coding sequence ATGAGCCTGCTGTACGCTGCTTTGGTGGCGGTGGGGCTCAGGCTCGCCGTGCTGCTGGTCAACCTGGGGAGTTTCCCCCGGTTGCGGCCTTCGGTTCCCCGTGGGAAGGCCCGGGTCTCGATCTTGCTTCCGGCCCGCAACGAGGCGCATAACCTCCCCCAAACCCTGCCGCGGCTGCTGGCCCAGCCCGCCCAGGAAATCCTTTTGCTCGATGACCGCTCCAGCGACCCCACCGCCGCGGTCGCCTGCCGGCTCGCCGGGCAGGACCCCCGCTTTCGGCTGCTGCGGGGCCAGGAGCTGCCCGAGGGCTGGAAAGGCAAGAGCTGGGCCTGTCACCAGCTGGCCCAGGCGGCTTCGGGGGAGGTGCTCATATTTACCGATGCGGATGTGATCTGGAGGCCGGGGGCTTTGGAGGCGGTGTTGGCCCAGCTCGAGCGCGCCCCGGGCCTCCTCAGCGTCTACCCCCGTCAGCAGGTGGGCAGCCTGGCCGAGCGGGTGCTGGTGCCGCTCATCGACGTGGTGCTGCTGACGCTGCTGCCGTACCCGCTGGTGCGGACCCGCTTTCCTTTGGCCTCGGCGGCCAGCGGTCAGGTGATGGCGTTCACCCGCTCGGCCTACCAAGCCTGTGGAGGGCACCGGGCGGTGCGGGAAGAGGTGCTCGAGGACGTGCGCCTAGCTCAGCGGGTCAAACAGGCCAGACAGCCCCTTCGCGTCGCCCTGGGCGGCGATTTGCTCGAGGTGCGGATGTACCGCAGCTATGCGGAAATCTTGGAGGGCTTCGGCAAGAACCTGGGGGCTTTTCACGGCGAGAACCCCTTTTTGTTGGCCCTTTCCGCCCTGTTTCACCTGTTCGCCTACACCGCGCCTTGGCTGCTGTCGTTCGTAGATACCCGCTGGCTTTTGGTGGGGGGGCTGGGGATGCTTGAGCGCCTGTTGGTCAACCGCAAAACCGGGCGGGAGCTCTGGGAGGCGGTACTGGTTCCCCTCGCCCCCCTAATGAGCTTGCCGATTTATCTGCGGGCTTGGCGCAAAACGTATACCTGGAAGGGGAGAAGATACACCCGATGA
- a CDS encoding NAD(P)/FAD-dependent oxidoreductase, whose protein sequence is MKAVVIGAGFAGLAAALRLRLAGLEVTVLDKQEAPGGKAVGWNGGPTGPTVLTLPEVPWMIFQALGAEAPELRPVSPLTRYVWPDGRTFAPQRDLEATLVQLSREEAHRYRHLLEKARQLYEGVRTAFIQGPPPTLSAILGYGLRHGLAAHPLDPLPRLVASGPYLTPFFLRFATYLGANPYRAPAVLHNIAWVELGLGVYHLEGGMRALADALYRLALLRGVRFEFGVCVGGLELRKHQVVAARAKDARYFADVFVSAVDRHFTLGMLGWPVPPYELGTSAMALLMRLSEAQPLAHRIYFSADYRSEWRELEAGYLSQDPTLYLYTDGEAAFLLVNAPNLRRLKGVSLEEYARFLLRRLQAIHPLPVRDWKALSPHDYAFTAYQGALYGKAPHGLLGALRPGWRLGKLQNLVQVGGTAHPGGGVPLAMLSGWNGAAWLLRNGGEGR, encoded by the coding sequence ATGAAGGCGGTGGTGATTGGGGCGGGGTTTGCCGGGCTGGCCGCGGCGCTGCGGCTGCGCTTGGCGGGGCTCGAGGTCACCGTGCTGGACAAACAGGAAGCCCCCGGCGGCAAAGCCGTCGGCTGGAACGGGGGGCCTACCGGCCCCACCGTCCTCACCCTGCCTGAGGTTCCCTGGATGATCTTTCAAGCTCTGGGGGCCGAAGCGCCCGAGCTGCGACCGGTTTCGCCGCTTACCCGCTACGTCTGGCCGGATGGGCGCACCTTCGCTCCTCAGCGCGACCTCGAGGCCACCCTGGTCCAGCTTTCTCGGGAAGAGGCCCACCGCTACCGCCACCTGCTGGAGAAGGCCCGCCAGCTCTATGAGGGGGTCCGGACCGCCTTTATCCAGGGCCCGCCGCCGACGCTTTCGGCCATCTTGGGGTACGGTCTACGGCACGGCCTCGCGGCCCATCCGCTCGACCCCCTGCCCCGGCTGGTCGCTTCGGGGCCGTACCTCACGCCTTTTTTCCTGCGCTTTGCCACCTACTTGGGGGCTAACCCGTACCGGGCTCCGGCGGTGCTGCACAACATCGCCTGGGTGGAGCTAGGGCTGGGGGTCTATCACCTCGAGGGGGGGATGCGGGCGCTGGCCGATGCGCTGTATCGCCTTGCGCTCCTTCGGGGGGTGCGCTTCGAGTTCGGGGTGTGCGTGGGGGGCTTGGAGCTGCGAAAACATCAGGTGGTGGCCGCCCGTGCCAAGGACGCCCGCTACTTTGCGGATGTCTTCGTCTCGGCGGTGGACCGCCACTTCACGCTGGGGATGCTCGGTTGGCCGGTTCCCCCTTACGAACTGGGCACCTCCGCCATGGCCCTCCTGATGAGGCTCTCTGAAGCCCAGCCGCTCGCCCACCGCATCTATTTCTCGGCGGATTACCGCTCGGAGTGGCGCGAACTCGAGGCCGGCTACCTTTCCCAAGACCCCACCCTTTACCTGTACACCGATGGGGAGGCGGCGTTCTTGCTGGTGAATGCACCCAACCTGAGGCGGCTCAAGGGGGTGAGCCTCGAGGAGTACGCGCGCTTCCTGCTGAGGAGGCTACAGGCCATTCACCCCCTCCCGGTTCGCGACTGGAAGGCCCTGAGTCCTCATGACTACGCTTTTACTGCCTATCAGGGGGCTCTCTACGGTAAGGCCCCCCACGGCTTGCTGGGAGCCCTCCGCCCAGGTTGGCGGCTGGGGAAGCTGCAAAATCTGGTTCAGGTGGGAGGGACCGCCCATCCCGGCGGAGGGGTGCCCCTGGCGATGCTTTCGGGTTGGAACGGAGCGGCGTGGCTGTTGCGTAATGGGGGAGAAGGGAGGTAG
- a CDS encoding cytochrome P450 yields the protein MPLPEPRGYPTRFGHLPRWAGEPLRLLTEGAALGSPFALRLGRKAVVGFTPEWNRMLLSDLETFRSRGSFSSLSPYLNGGIITTDAPQHRPRKTVLNREFHAGAVRGLADRLRAVIEAIRPRGDFEAGSWAAQVVQASLNAAYFASQLPPLELAAFLAPLKRPFPAALLPRPLLFSRMRRRVAQMQAEGHGIAAHLPLEEVLIGLAAGYDTTAHTLAWALWYAANYPEWHTPQGVPLLLKETLRLFPPGYVGSRVARRVFAFGGQEFPSGWLVLYSPYLTHRHPDLWPEPLRFDPGRFAGKIPAWGYLPFGGGERICLGMHFAQLVLEQALAVFPAGLKPIGGDPTPRPLLTLAPRGPLWLTSY from the coding sequence GTGCCGCTTCCTGAACCCCGTGGGTATCCCACCCGCTTTGGCCATCTGCCCCGTTGGGCCGGGGAGCCGCTCAGGCTGCTCACCGAGGGGGCCGCTTTAGGTTCTCCGTTCGCTTTACGGCTAGGGCGAAAAGCAGTGGTGGGATTTACTCCAGAGTGGAACCGCATGCTGCTCTCGGACTTGGAGACCTTTCGCTCTCGAGGGAGTTTTTCCAGCCTCAGCCCTTACTTGAACGGGGGGATCATCACCACCGACGCCCCCCAGCACCGCCCCAGGAAGACCGTGCTCAACCGGGAGTTCCACGCCGGGGCGGTCCGGGGCTTGGCGGATAGGCTTCGCGCGGTCATCGAAGCGATCCGTCCTCGAGGCGATTTCGAAGCGGGGAGCTGGGCTGCGCAGGTGGTACAGGCTAGCCTGAACGCGGCGTATTTTGCCTCGCAGCTTCCCCCGCTGGAACTCGCGGCCTTTCTTGCCCCGCTGAAGCGCCCCTTTCCCGCCGCGCTGCTTCCTCGCCCCCTGCTTTTCTCCCGAATGCGCCGAAGGGTTGCCCAAATGCAGGCCGAAGGGCATGGAATAGCTGCCCACCTGCCCCTAGAGGAGGTGTTGATCGGCCTGGCGGCGGGATACGACACCACCGCCCACACCCTGGCTTGGGCCTTGTGGTATGCGGCCAACTATCCCGAATGGCATACCCCGCAGGGGGTTCCTCTGCTCCTCAAGGAAACCCTGCGGCTCTTTCCCCCGGGGTACGTCGGCAGCCGGGTCGCACGGCGAGTTTTTGCCTTCGGCGGGCAGGAGTTTCCCTCAGGATGGCTGGTCCTCTACAGCCCTTACCTCACCCACCGCCATCCCGACCTCTGGCCAGAGCCCCTTCGCTTCGACCCTGGGCGCTTCGCGGGGAAGATCCCTGCGTGGGGCTACCTGCCCTTCGGGGGCGGGGAGCGCATCTGTCTGGGAATGCACTTCGCCCAGCTGGTGCTCGAGCAGGCCCTGGCGGTGTTTCCCGCCGGGCTAAAGCCGATTGGGGGCGATCCTACCCCCAGGCCCTTGCTGACCCTGGCCCCGCGGGGGCCCTTGTGGCTCACGAGCTACTGA
- a CDS encoding acyl-CoA thioesterase, translating to MESEARTLELVFPEHANPGGNAFGGFVLGLMDKVGSYAAIRRSHKRCVTVRVGEVVFEVPIRVGDLLEVIARVVRVGRTSITVEVEVYRENLKEPKMLATRGNLTYVAVDEQGKPTPVDQ from the coding sequence ATGGAGAGCGAAGCGCGAACCCTAGAACTGGTCTTTCCCGAACACGCCAACCCCGGCGGGAACGCCTTCGGCGGGTTTGTCCTGGGCCTGATGGACAAGGTGGGGTCGTATGCCGCCATCCGGCGGTCCCACAAGCGCTGCGTGACGGTGCGGGTGGGCGAGGTGGTCTTCGAGGTACCGATCAGGGTGGGAGACCTGCTCGAGGTGATCGCCCGGGTGGTGCGGGTCGGGCGCACCTCCATCACCGTAGAGGTCGAGGTGTACCGGGAGAACCTGAAAGAGCCCAAAATGCTCGCCACCCGGGGCAACCTGACCTACGTGGCGGTGGACGAGCAGGGCAAACCAACCCCGGTAGATCAGTAG
- the fni gene encoding type 2 isopentenyl-diphosphate Delta-isomerase, with protein sequence MEIPERKRKHLEVCLNEPVDFERVRTGLERYRLRYRALPELALEEVDLSTEFLGKTLRAPFLIGAMTGGEERGGQINRALAQAAERLGVGMMLGSQRVMLENPRALSSFQVREVAPSALLVGNLGLVQLNKGYGPGHLEQAVSLVGADALALHTNPLQEAAQHGDTDFSGLLEKLEAILPQLDFPVLLKEVGHGIGREVAQRLQGLPIAALDVAGAGGTSWAKVEQYVRYGRVLHPELVEVGLPTAQALTECREVLPRLPLVASGGIRSGSDAAKALALGARVVAVARPLLRPALEGPEAVAAWIEDFLWELRVALFALGARRPEEALGRIEKLGD encoded by the coding sequence GTGGAGATCCCTGAGCGCAAGCGCAAACACCTCGAGGTCTGCCTGAACGAGCCGGTGGATTTCGAGCGGGTGCGCACCGGGCTCGAGCGCTATCGGCTGCGCTACCGCGCCCTTCCTGAACTCGCCTTAGAGGAGGTAGACCTCAGCACCGAGTTTTTGGGTAAAACGCTCCGTGCCCCCTTTCTGATCGGCGCTATGACCGGGGGTGAAGAGCGGGGTGGGCAGATCAACCGGGCTTTGGCCCAGGCGGCGGAGCGCTTGGGGGTGGGGATGATGCTAGGAAGCCAGCGGGTGATGCTCGAGAACCCCCGGGCCCTCTCCAGCTTCCAGGTGCGAGAGGTAGCCCCGAGCGCTTTGCTGGTGGGCAACCTGGGGTTGGTGCAGCTCAACAAGGGATATGGGCCGGGACACCTCGAGCAGGCCGTCTCGCTGGTGGGGGCCGACGCCTTGGCCCTGCACACCAACCCTTTACAAGAAGCTGCCCAGCACGGCGACACCGATTTTTCCGGGCTGCTGGAAAAGCTCGAGGCCATACTTCCACAGCTGGACTTTCCCGTGCTGCTCAAGGAAGTGGGGCACGGGATCGGGCGCGAGGTGGCCCAGCGGCTCCAGGGGTTGCCCATCGCGGCTTTGGACGTGGCCGGAGCGGGGGGTACCAGCTGGGCCAAGGTTGAGCAGTACGTGCGCTACGGCAGGGTGCTCCACCCCGAATTGGTCGAGGTGGGTTTGCCGACCGCCCAGGCCTTGACCGAGTGCCGGGAGGTGCTGCCCCGCCTGCCCCTAGTGGCTTCGGGTGGCATCCGTAGCGGCAGCGATGCTGCCAAAGCCTTGGCCCTGGGGGCGCGGGTGGTGGCGGTGGCCCGGCCGCTACTCCGGCCTGCGCTCGAGGGGCCAGAAGCGGTAGCCGCCTGGATCGAAGACTTCCTGTGGGAACTGCGGGTGGCTTTGTTCGCCCTTGGCGCGAGGCGGCCCGAAGAGGCGCTGGGCAGAATCGAAAAACTAGGGGATTAG
- a CDS encoding tetratricopeptide repeat protein, whose protein sequence is MKRYWVAACVALSVGLTQQPAPPAQPQPEQTPPQQTQPANPALQKAQADLEANRLDEAVRGFELVIAQDYSNYPAHFGLGLALYRKGDLRGARFEFQQLTVLAPERYDGWFNLGVTLDRLGQDAEASQAFARAVQIGEQAGLAPASLRPAYLGLAKSLRDQQKYAEAASALESAVQKLPNDQEVNLQLADSLTRSGRPLEAIPYLYKILSADRGNVIATTLLVDIYVAQELRDRAVRELDRSLEAVQDPRQKALLLFKKAELSTGAAREAALRQAVQLDPKLWQAQFNLGLLRLQAAQPQQALGPLQAAYNQVPEEPKVLLALASAYDQVKRPADAARFAALAARLSQGADKFEALLIQGKAAYQQGRYNEAQEALTQATQLKADSATAWLYLGLSQYALKDYGGAIASLERAQSLQANDANVAVNLGAAYLAAGRYSDAERVLRQVVSQDARNALAWYNLGWALRSLARENEAKRAWQRSLELGYEPARALLR, encoded by the coding sequence ATGAAACGATACTGGGTCGCAGCATGTGTAGCCCTCTCCGTAGGGCTGACCCAGCAACCAGCCCCACCGGCGCAACCCCAACCAGAACAAACTCCACCGCAGCAGACCCAACCGGCCAACCCGGCGCTGCAGAAAGCCCAGGCCGACCTCGAGGCGAACCGTCTGGACGAGGCGGTCCGGGGCTTCGAGCTGGTCATCGCCCAGGACTATAGCAACTACCCCGCCCATTTCGGACTCGGTTTAGCCCTCTACCGCAAGGGTGATCTGCGGGGGGCGCGTTTCGAGTTCCAGCAGCTCACCGTGCTAGCCCCCGAGCGCTATGACGGCTGGTTCAATCTGGGCGTGACCCTGGACCGTTTGGGCCAGGACGCTGAGGCCTCCCAGGCTTTTGCCCGCGCTGTGCAGATCGGAGAGCAGGCTGGGCTTGCGCCCGCGTCGCTGCGGCCTGCCTACTTGGGCTTGGCCAAATCCCTCCGCGATCAGCAAAAGTACGCCGAAGCGGCCAGCGCCCTGGAGAGCGCCGTTCAAAAGCTCCCTAACGATCAGGAGGTCAACCTGCAGCTCGCCGATAGCCTCACCCGCTCCGGCAGGCCGCTTGAGGCCATCCCCTACCTTTACAAAATCCTAAGCGCCGACCGGGGCAACGTCATCGCCACCACCCTGCTGGTGGACATCTACGTAGCTCAAGAGTTGCGGGATCGGGCGGTGCGTGAACTCGACCGCAGCCTCGAGGCTGTCCAGGATCCGCGCCAGAAGGCTTTGCTGCTGTTCAAGAAGGCCGAACTCTCCACCGGCGCAGCCCGTGAGGCCGCGTTACGGCAAGCCGTCCAGCTCGACCCCAAGCTGTGGCAGGCCCAGTTTAACCTGGGTCTTCTGCGCCTGCAGGCGGCTCAGCCCCAGCAGGCCCTAGGCCCTTTGCAGGCCGCGTACAACCAGGTTCCCGAGGAACCCAAGGTACTCCTGGCCCTGGCCTCGGCGTACGACCAGGTCAAGCGCCCTGCCGACGCAGCCCGGTTCGCGGCCTTGGCGGCGCGGTTGTCTCAGGGTGCCGACAAGTTCGAGGCGCTGCTGATTCAAGGCAAAGCCGCCTACCAGCAAGGCCGCTATAACGAAGCCCAGGAGGCGTTGACCCAGGCCACCCAACTCAAGGCGGACAGCGCCACGGCCTGGCTCTACCTGGGCCTCAGCCAGTACGCGCTCAAGGATTACGGCGGGGCCATCGCCTCGCTCGAGCGCGCCCAAAGTTTGCAGGCCAACGATGCGAATGTGGCGGTCAACCTGGGAGCGGCCTACCTGGCGGCGGGCCGCTACTCCGACGCCGAGCGGGTGCTGCGCCAGGTGGTCAGCCAGGACGCCCGCAACGCGCTGGCTTGGTACAACTTAGGTTGGGCGTTGCGCTCTTTGGCGCGAGAGAACGAGGCCAAGCGAGCCTGGCAGCGTTCGCTCGAGCTCGGCTACGAACCGGCTCGAGCCTTGTTGCGCTGA